One stretch of Methermicoccus shengliensis DSM 18856 DNA includes these proteins:
- the dph5 gene encoding diphthine synthase: MLTFVGLGLFDEHDITLKGLRAVQQADEVYAEFYTSRLCGASIEQLEALYGKKVHVLSREDIEGHPTFIERARELDVVLLSGGDPMVSTTHVDLRLRAHRMGIATRIVHAPSIVSAVCGLTGLQNYRFGRSATVPFPYEHGERRMVYESPYDVVRENLERNLHTLLYMDIQNGRFMRASEGAALLLEVAQRRGDEGLSSRLGVAIARAGSEDCVVRAAPLEDIASMELGPPLHVLVVPAELHFMEAEALVEFAKAPRHILEG, translated from the coding sequence ATGCTCACGTTCGTGGGGCTCGGGCTGTTCGATGAGCACGACATCACACTCAAGGGGCTACGAGCTGTTCAGCAGGCGGACGAGGTGTACGCGGAGTTCTACACATCGAGGCTGTGCGGGGCGAGCATCGAGCAGCTGGAGGCGCTGTACGGAAAGAAGGTGCATGTGCTCTCCCGCGAGGACATCGAGGGGCACCCCACGTTCATCGAGCGGGCACGTGAGCTGGATGTCGTGCTGCTCTCTGGGGGGGACCCGATGGTGTCCACCACCCACGTGGACCTGCGGCTGAGGGCGCACAGGATGGGCATTGCCACGAGGATTGTGCACGCCCCATCCATCGTCTCGGCGGTGTGCGGGCTCACAGGTTTGCAGAACTATCGCTTTGGCAGGTCAGCCACCGTGCCCTTCCCCTATGAGCATGGGGAAAGAAGGATGGTGTACGAGTCGCCCTACGATGTGGTGAGGGAGAACCTCGAGCGAAACCTGCACACTCTGCTGTACATGGACATCCAGAACGGGCGGTTCATGAGGGCGAGCGAGGGCGCGGCGCTGCTGCTCGAGGTGGCACAGAGAAGGGGAGATGAGGGGCTCTCCAGCCGCCTCGGGGTGGCAATCGCCCGTGCGGGCTCAGAGGATTGTGTGGTGCGGGCTGCCCCCCTCGAGGACATCGCGAGCATGGAGCTTGGGCCCCCGCTGCACGTGCTCGTGGTGCCAGCAGAGCTGCACTTCATGGAGGCAGAGGCGCTCGTTGAGTTTGCAAAAGCCCCACGGCACATTCTGGAGGGGTAG
- a CDS encoding class I SAM-dependent methyltransferase has protein sequence MRAKGVKVEKRRAEQVRRWLLEQGLLEPSLKPHSEGEHVCFPVVGHVEGMCVVEMEFEERVQRAPIPRMHFDVVGDIALLDISGGEVGTEELERARALLAHRGIRAVYGRLPVMGEFRISPLIHLAGERRTRTIHRENGCVFELDIEGVYFNPRLATERARVERRTPRDAVVLDMFAGVGPFSILLAKRSRERRVYAAEKNPVACEYLRANIARNHVDVHVFEGDVRLHPRVKADAIIMNLPHSAPSFLPTALRHATAGAHLFCYTISPTETLDEHARGLCAKNNLELVDVHVVKSYAPGVVVACVEMEVPKAKTRQRPGQRDIK, from the coding sequence ATGAGAGCAAAGGGCGTTAAGGTCGAAAAGAGAAGGGCAGAGCAGGTGCGAAGGTGGCTGCTCGAGCAGGGGCTGCTCGAGCCCTCATTAAAGCCTCACTCTGAGGGGGAGCATGTGTGCTTTCCCGTGGTGGGGCACGTAGAGGGCATGTGTGTGGTGGAGATGGAGTTTGAGGAGAGGGTGCAGAGGGCGCCCATCCCGAGGATGCACTTCGACGTGGTGGGGGACATCGCCCTTCTGGACATCTCTGGAGGGGAAGTGGGCACGGAAGAGCTCGAGAGGGCGAGGGCGCTTCTTGCGCATCGTGGCATCAGGGCGGTGTATGGCAGGCTGCCCGTGATGGGAGAGTTTCGCATTTCTCCCCTCATACACCTCGCTGGCGAGCGCAGAACACGCACCATCCACAGGGAGAACGGATGTGTGTTCGAGCTGGACATCGAGGGGGTGTATTTCAACCCGAGGCTTGCCACCGAGAGGGCGAGGGTGGAGAGAAGGACGCCGAGAGATGCCGTGGTGCTCGACATGTTTGCAGGCGTTGGTCCATTCTCCATCCTTCTGGCAAAACGCTCCAGGGAGCGAAGGGTGTATGCGGCAGAGAAGAACCCCGTGGCGTGTGAGTACCTCAGGGCAAACATAGCGCGCAACCACGTGGATGTGCACGTGTTCGAGGGGGACGTACGCCTTCACCCAAGGGTAAAGGCAGATGCCATAATAATGAACCTTCCCCACAGCGCTCCCTCTTTCCTGCCAACCGCCCTAAGGCACGCCACAGCAGGAGCACACCTCTTCTGCTACACCATCTCGCCCACAGAAACGCTCGATGAGCACGCAAGGGGGTTGTGCGCCAAGAACAATCTCGAGCTCGTGGACGTGCACGTGGTGAAAAGCTATGCCCCGGGGGTGGTGGTGGCGTGCGTCGAGATGGAGGTGCCCAAGGCAAAGACCAGGCAAAGACCAGGGCAAAGAGATATTAAATAG